The Tigriopus californicus strain San Diego chromosome 5, Tcal_SD_v2.1, whole genome shotgun sequence genome includes a region encoding these proteins:
- the LOC131879991 gene encoding peptide methionine sulfoxide reductase MsrB-like has translation MAFGVAASFVLLILSGIGLYTFKDELEPTQTSQTKHHGTKDLYQLIKDNPKALDLEDWRQVLDSETFRVTREFGTERAFTSPLNNIKNNSGTFQCSNCGQALFHAKAKYESGTGWPSFFDVISPKVIGLSTDFKIGYQRSEVHCSRCGAHLGHVFNDGPQPTGLRYCMNGVALKYNPGS, from the exons ATGGCCTTTGGCGTGGCAGCGAGTTTTGTTTTGCTGATTCTCTCTGGAATCGGCTTGTACACTTTCAAGGACGAATTGGAACCAACGCAGACCTCTCAGACCAAGCACCATGGAACCAAGGACTTGTACCAACTAATCAAAGATAACCCAAAGG CCTTGGATTTAGAAGATTGGCGTCAGGTCCTAGATTCTGAGACATTCCGCGTTACCCGGGAATTTGGGACGGAACGTGCCTTCACTAGTCCTTTGAACAACATCAAGAACAATTCCGGAACGTTCCAATGTTCAAATTGTGGTCAAGCATTGTTTCATGCCAAGGCCAAATATGAATCGGGCACTGGATGGCCTTCGTTCTTTGATGTTATATCTCCAAAAGTCATTGGCTTGAGTACTGATTTTAAGATCGGGTATCAAAG ATCTGAGGTTCATTGTTCACGATGCGGTGCTCATTTGGGACACGTGTTCAATGATGGGCCCCAACCAACTGGATTGAGATATTGCATGAATGGAGTGGCTCTCAAATATAATCCTGGTTCGTAA
- the LOC131879988 gene encoding uncharacterized protein LOC131879988: protein MERAGENMSGPFPKTVRDLSDVSTVHGLRYVLNGKACYLDRLLWTLICVTATGIGLFMSAQLWLHWQSNPVVTTIATASLPITNLDFPAITLCSPGNDIESLTKLPLILDGFWTEFWNNSEHEMAFEDMDRTSQGLVLTEFMIQMVPGWPLELTLEEFLLHMTTDHDALIKTFIIAKYLNDPLDKRPAFDILLNPARANEMEQVQSDIKEKVKQLFSAMDFVSEQVHEILLGVLWFTGLPCEKLLQTCVWKGRKIPCSLLFHLIPTDIGFCCSFNHDPLVVMLKNSSFANILQRIENKYQDLGPGAQIRHQKRYINYSFSPQAGKHNGLLVVLDMKSHDLTSTSVMEDFLGIHASVTPKNQFPMMNSNSFLVSPGMETQVEITGKKISATATLRNTLDPTERNCFFTDEYPLQLFSNYTMTNCWMECLMNLSKKALRQHETCIPWNFPTKIEPPCKPISHQLFLEEFNYLDMNKIIGTEVCRPNCGGTEYTTSISSAPFRPCTHANFGLTRFCTLERYGAKPQKWADNVLEQYQEWLEGRDMPDYLLDLQSPQRTTKQDFIFHSEAQTREFPGNYNAFDRDIAVINFFFSHPVAIELISAPSMTWAQYVSSVGGLLGLFIGFSVISGIEILYWFTIGYAENVHADKRIRKISVESSKSQSTQNTSFSAFVG, encoded by the exons ATGGAACGAGCGGGTGAAAATATGTCAGGTCCGTTTCCAAAGACTGTCCGCGATCTGTCAGATGTTTCGACGGTGCACGGGTTACGCTACGTTCTCAACGGGAAGGCTTGTTATTTGGACCGCTTGCTGTGGACCTTGATCTGTGTGACCGCCACGGGAATTGGCCTTTTTATGTCAGCCCAGCTTTGGCTCCACTGGCAATCCAACCCTGTGGTAACAACCATTGCCACGGCCTCCTTGCCCATCACTAACTTGGATTTCCCGGCCATCACATTGTGTAGTCCCGGCAATGACATTGAGTCGTTGACCAAACTGCCTCTGATTTTGGATGGATTTTGGACCGAGTTTTGGAACAACTCAGAGCACGAAATGGCCTTTGAAGACATGGATCGGACTTCTCAGGGTTTGGTTCTCACGGAGTTTATGATCCAAATGGTCCCGGGTTGGCCTTTGGAGCTAACATTGGAGGAGTTTTTACTTCACATGACCACTGATCATGATGCGTTGATCAAGACCTTCATCATCGCCAAATACTTAAATGATCCACTTGACAAACGGCCAGCCTTCGATATCTTGTTGAATCCTGCTCGGGcgaatgaaatggaacaagtccAATCCGATATTAAGGAAAAAGTAAAGCAACTTTTTTCCGCCATGGACTTTGTATCTGAGCAAGTGCATGAAATCCTTTTAGGAGTGCTGTGGTTTACTGGCCTGCCTTGTGAGAAGCTTCTTCAGACTTGCGTTTGGAAAGGTCGCAAGATCCCGTGTTCCCTTTTGTTCCATCTAATTCCCACTGATATTggattttgttgttctttcaATCATGACCCATTGGTGGTAATGCTTAAGAACTCGTCGTTTGCCAATATCTTGCAAAGAATCGAGAACAAGTACCAGGATCTGGGACCCGGGGCTCAAATTCGCCATCAGAAACGGTATatcaattactcattttcgcCTCAGGCCGGGAAGCACAATGGACTCCTCGTGGTTTTGGACATGAAGTCCCATGACTTGACGTCCACCTCGGTCATGGAAGATTTCTTGGGGATCCACGCCTCTGTCACACCCAAAAACCAGTTTCCCATGATGAACAGCAACAGCTTCCTGGTCTCGCCAGGGATGGAGACTCAAGTGGAGATTAccgggaaaaaaatatctgcaaCGGCCACCCTGAGGAACACATTGGATCCGACTGAAAGGAACTGCTTCTTCACTGACGAGTACCCACTTCAGTTGTTCTCGAATTACACCATGACCAATTGTTGGATGGAGTGTCTTATGAACTTGAGTAAGAAAGCTTTAAGACAACATGAGACGTGCATTCCCTGGAATTTCCCAACCAAGATCGAACCTCCCTGCAAGCCCATTTCCCATCAGCTGTTTCTCGAGGAATTCAATTATTTGGACATGAATAAG ATTATTGGAACCGAGGTCTGCCGTCCAAATTGTGGTGGAACCGAATATACAACCTCAATTTCCTCTGCTCCATTTCGACCTTGCACTCATGCCAATTTCGGCCTTACTCGATTCTGTACTTTGGAGCGATATGGAGCCAAGCCTCAGAAATGGGCCGACAACGTCTTGGAGCAATACCAAGAATGGCTGGAAGGTCGGGATATGCCTGACTATCTATTGGATTTGCAGTCCCCACAAAGAACGACAAAAcaagatttcattttccattcgGAGGCGCAAACCCGGGAATTTCCCGGCAATTATAACGCCTTTGATCGTGATATCGCTGtgattaatttctttttcagtcACCCTGTCGCCATTGAGTTGATCAGTGCTCCAAGCATGACATGGGCCCAGTATGTGTCGAGTGTGGGCGGGTTATTGGGCTTGTTCATCGGATTCAGTGTCATTTCTGGCATTGAGATTCTGTACTGGTTTACCATTGGATATGCGGAGAATGTTCACGCTGACAAAAGAATCCGAAAGATATCTGTGGAATCGTCCAAGTCACAATCAACTCAAAACACTTCATTTTCGGCATTTGTGGGATAG